Proteins found in one Gordonia sp. PDNC005 genomic segment:
- a CDS encoding response regulator, with product MSDATPASAVRVVVAEDDSLIRLDLVEMLREEGYDVVGEAPNGQVAVDLTEVLDPDLVIMDVKMPVRDGIDAASEIAARRMAAVVMLTAFSQREFVEKARDAGAMAYLVKPFNQADLVPAIEVALSRYRELKALENEVADMSERFETRKLIEQAKGLLMTKQEITEPEAFRWIQRNAMDRRVTMKAVAEIVVDTLGD from the coding sequence ATGTCCGACGCGACACCCGCGAGCGCGGTCCGCGTCGTTGTGGCGGAAGACGATTCGCTCATTCGTCTCGATCTTGTCGAGATGCTCCGCGAAGAGGGTTACGACGTCGTCGGCGAGGCCCCGAATGGCCAGGTCGCCGTCGACCTCACCGAGGTGCTCGATCCCGACCTGGTCATCATGGACGTCAAGATGCCCGTCCGCGACGGTATCGACGCGGCGAGTGAGATCGCCGCGAGGCGGATGGCGGCAGTGGTGATGCTGACTGCGTTCAGCCAACGCGAGTTCGTGGAGAAAGCCCGCGATGCCGGTGCGATGGCGTACCTGGTCAAGCCGTTCAACCAGGCCGATCTGGTGCCTGCGATCGAGGTCGCACTGAGCCGGTATCGCGAACTGAAGGCGCTCGAGAACGAAGTCGCCGACATGTCGGAACGTTTCGAGACGCGCAAGCTCATCGAGCAGGCGAAGGGTCTGCTCATGACGAAGCAGGAGATCACCGAGCCTGAGGCGTTCCGCTGGATCCAGCGCAATGCGATGGATCGTCGCGTGACGATGAAGGCGGTCGCCGAGATCGTCGTCGACACACTCGGCGACTGA